One window of the Pseudomonas sp. S04 genome contains the following:
- a CDS encoding 2-hydroxyacid dehydrogenase yields MLSIKKFTYEVKLMRAVFLDYRSIDLGDLDSTSLRAAFTELQLYEFTEPSTTVERLEGAEVAISVKVVIDETVMIANPQLKLILAGSTGTNHIDLNAAQARGITVCNCQGYGTPSVAQHTMMFLLALATNLPRYHSAVVAGKWQEARQFCILDFPIIELEGKTLGLIGYGELGKAVARLAEAFGMTVLIGQLPNRPEQSDRHPLAELLPRIDALTLHCPLNEQTRNLIGATELALMKPGAFVVNTGRGGLIDEQALADALRRGHLGGAATDVLTVEPPTAEHPLLADIPRLILTPHCAWGSKEARQRILSQLGENADSFSKGEILRVVN; encoded by the coding sequence ATGCTTTCAATCAAAAAATTTACATATGAGGTGAAATTGATGCGTGCTGTTTTTCTTGACTATAGATCCATCGACCTCGGAGACCTTGATTCGACATCATTACGCGCTGCGTTTACCGAACTGCAGCTTTATGAGTTTACTGAACCGTCTACGACCGTCGAACGTCTCGAAGGCGCTGAAGTGGCTATCAGCGTAAAAGTCGTGATCGACGAAACGGTGATGATTGCTAATCCTCAGTTGAAACTAATACTCGCTGGTTCAACTGGTACCAACCACATCGATTTAAACGCGGCACAAGCTCGCGGGATCACTGTTTGTAATTGCCAAGGATACGGTACACCCTCAGTAGCCCAACATACCATGATGTTTCTGCTCGCTTTGGCCACCAATCTGCCTCGCTATCACTCGGCAGTAGTTGCTGGAAAATGGCAGGAAGCCCGTCAATTCTGCATTCTCGACTTCCCAATTATTGAACTGGAGGGAAAAACTCTGGGCTTAATCGGATACGGCGAACTAGGCAAAGCTGTGGCTCGCCTTGCAGAAGCTTTTGGAATGACCGTTCTGATTGGTCAACTTCCCAATCGGCCAGAACAATCTGACCGTCATCCGTTAGCTGAGTTGCTTCCGCGTATTGATGCTCTCACATTACACTGCCCGCTCAACGAGCAAACCCGCAACCTAATTGGCGCAACAGAGTTAGCGCTAATGAAACCTGGTGCGTTCGTTGTGAATACTGGCCGTGGCGGACTCATTGATGAGCAAGCCCTTGCCGACGCTTTACGACGAGGTCATCTTGGCGGTGCAGCTACTGACGTTCTCACAGTCGAACCCCCAACAGCTGAACATCCTTTGCTGGCTGATATACCGCGCTTGATTTTGACACCTCACTGCGCGTGGGGAAGCAAGGAAGCAAGACAACGAATTCTCTCTCAGCTAGGTGAGAACGCTGACTCGTTCTCGAAAGGAGAGATTCTGCGTGTAGTAAACTGA
- a CDS encoding DMT family transporter yields the protein MRQSTLEVSAANKAKTVVSLTAVAMLAFAANSVLCRLALRHTEIDPTSFTLIRLLSGAIVLWGLLVIKGTPRTSSGTWLGAFSLFVYAFAFSYAYVNLETGTGALLLFGAVQLTMFLYGYCKGERMQGLALVGLLLALGGLIALLLPGASAPPLASAGIMLLSGIAWAGYSLIGKQSNDPLAATAGNFLRAIPIMLLASIPFIDKFSVDAYGVLCAMASGTIASGVGYAIWYAAIRSLSSFRAATVQLSVPVLASIAGILILGEHLTLRLALTSLAVLGGIGLVLSDKRSANGRQPT from the coding sequence GTGAGACAGAGCACACTAGAAGTATCGGCCGCCAATAAGGCCAAAACCGTAGTTTCTCTCACTGCTGTAGCAATGCTTGCATTTGCAGCCAACTCGGTATTGTGCCGACTTGCACTGCGTCACACAGAAATCGATCCTACTTCTTTCACATTAATTCGTCTTTTGAGCGGAGCCATCGTTCTTTGGGGGCTTCTAGTAATCAAAGGCACTCCACGCACTTCCTCCGGAACATGGCTTGGGGCATTTAGTCTATTCGTATACGCATTTGCTTTCTCTTACGCATATGTGAACTTAGAAACTGGCACAGGTGCTCTTTTACTTTTTGGCGCAGTGCAGTTAACAATGTTTCTTTACGGTTATTGCAAAGGGGAAAGGATGCAAGGCTTAGCGCTTGTGGGGCTACTGCTTGCTCTAGGTGGTCTTATAGCATTGTTACTACCTGGCGCGAGCGCACCACCACTTGCTAGTGCTGGGATTATGCTTTTATCTGGTATCGCGTGGGCCGGATATTCCTTAATCGGTAAGCAATCAAATGATCCACTCGCTGCAACGGCTGGTAATTTTCTACGAGCCATTCCAATAATGCTTCTGGCATCGATCCCTTTCATTGATAAGTTTTCAGTGGATGCTTATGGGGTACTTTGCGCCATGGCATCGGGGACGATTGCTTCTGGTGTTGGCTATGCGATTTGGTACGCAGCGATTCGCTCGTTGTCCTCTTTTCGAGCAGCAACTGTCCAATTGAGTGTCCCTGTCTTGGCGTCCATTGCAGGAATATTAATTTTGGGTGAACACCTCACTCTACGCCTAGCACTTACTTCCCTAGCAGTATTAGGTGGAATTGGCTTGGTACTCAGCGACAAGCGCTCAGCAAACGGCCGGCAGCCTACGTGA
- a CDS encoding acetoacetate--CoA ligase, whose amino-acid sequence MNQTATQPAVLWRPTAETIENAQITRFARSIGMEPLPYERLHRHSISKPGDFWEAFWNFSGMVGEGGGPALTPSISAPMTDAEFFPARRLNFAENMLVGGAETLAVIEANEGGITNKVTLGELRIRVARAQLGLKNLGLESGDRVAGMLPNDLNALVMLLAVTSLGAVWSSCSPEFGYAGVIDRFGQISPKLFVVASDYLYNGRRHDIAGKSADIARCLPGLQQIIVIGDAEVVDAQFPVHRFADICNNDASEPSYDRVPFNHPLYIVFTSGTTGLPKCIVHRTGGTLLNLRKEHMLHCDIKPGDCMLYYTNTAWMMYHWLITARASGATIVLYDGSPIPKVDGQLDHGALWRVAEKVGATHFGISPKYLTLLQQDSYKPRQKHDLKSLRMIVSSGAPLTAENSEWVYREVKDDLCLASISGGTEILGCFGISNPTLPVRAGEIQVMALGMAVNVLDERNAPVWGRKGDLVCTEPFPSMPLEFLGENGRQRYLDTYFADRSEIWTHGDLAEITETGGLIISGRTDTTLKPGGVRIGTGEIYRVIDTISAIEDSLVIGYPVYDDMEIWLFVVTKQGIELDEDLERIIARTLKLSASPRHVPRRIFSVPEVPYTLSGKKVEKAVLQFITGCEVKNKGSLMNPDCLSAFLVAVNERAPQMSGVAP is encoded by the coding sequence ATGAATCAGACCGCAACCCAACCGGCTGTACTTTGGCGTCCCACTGCAGAAACCATTGAGAACGCGCAGATCACAAGATTTGCGCGGTCGATAGGGATGGAACCGCTACCTTACGAACGGCTTCATCGTCATTCGATTTCCAAGCCTGGAGACTTCTGGGAAGCATTTTGGAATTTCAGCGGCATGGTCGGGGAGGGTGGTGGCCCAGCACTGACCCCAAGTATCTCTGCGCCAATGACGGACGCAGAGTTTTTCCCAGCGCGTCGTCTCAATTTTGCGGAAAACATGCTGGTAGGAGGGGCGGAAACTCTCGCTGTAATCGAGGCCAATGAGGGTGGTATCACCAACAAGGTGACCTTAGGTGAGCTGCGGATACGTGTTGCACGAGCCCAATTGGGTCTCAAAAACCTAGGGTTGGAGAGTGGCGATCGCGTTGCGGGAATGCTACCAAACGATCTGAACGCTTTGGTAATGCTACTGGCTGTAACATCTCTAGGCGCGGTCTGGTCATCGTGTTCTCCAGAGTTTGGGTACGCTGGAGTGATCGACCGCTTCGGCCAGATTTCGCCGAAGCTGTTTGTAGTAGCCAGTGACTATCTTTACAACGGCCGGCGCCACGATATCGCCGGTAAGTCCGCAGACATTGCGCGCTGCCTCCCGGGCCTTCAGCAGATCATTGTGATCGGTGATGCCGAGGTGGTGGATGCGCAATTTCCAGTCCATCGTTTTGCCGATATCTGCAACAACGACGCCTCTGAGCCAAGTTACGATCGTGTTCCTTTCAATCACCCGCTCTACATCGTGTTTACCTCGGGTACTACAGGTTTGCCGAAGTGCATCGTGCACCGCACAGGAGGCACTCTGCTAAACCTGCGCAAGGAGCACATGTTGCACTGCGATATCAAACCAGGTGATTGCATGCTTTATTACACGAACACCGCCTGGATGATGTACCACTGGCTCATTACCGCTCGTGCGAGTGGCGCCACTATTGTTCTCTACGATGGTTCCCCTATCCCCAAAGTGGATGGGCAACTCGATCACGGTGCTTTGTGGCGTGTTGCTGAAAAAGTGGGTGCAACCCATTTTGGGATTAGCCCCAAGTACCTAACTCTCCTGCAGCAAGATAGCTATAAGCCTCGTCAGAAGCATGATCTGAAGTCACTTCGGATGATCGTTTCATCTGGTGCACCGTTGACCGCCGAAAACTCGGAATGGGTGTATCGGGAAGTTAAGGATGATCTATGCCTTGCTTCGATTTCTGGTGGTACTGAGATTCTCGGTTGCTTCGGTATCAGTAACCCCACGCTGCCTGTGCGAGCAGGGGAGATTCAGGTAATGGCACTCGGCATGGCAGTGAACGTGCTTGATGAGCGAAACGCTCCTGTTTGGGGGCGTAAGGGTGACTTGGTCTGCACTGAGCCATTTCCGTCTATGCCTCTCGAGTTTCTAGGAGAGAACGGTCGGCAACGATACTTGGACACATACTTCGCTGATCGGAGCGAAATCTGGACGCATGGCGATCTTGCGGAAATCACCGAGACGGGCGGGCTGATTATTTCTGGTCGGACGGATACGACGCTCAAACCAGGCGGCGTGCGTATTGGGACAGGTGAGATTTACCGTGTTATCGACACCATTTCGGCCATCGAAGATTCGCTAGTGATCGGCTATCCAGTCTATGACGATATGGAGATTTGGCTGTTCGTCGTAACGAAGCAGGGCATTGAATTAGACGAAGATTTAGAACGGATCATTGCTAGGACTCTTAAGCTCAGCGCATCTCCTCGGCACGTGCCCCGCCGGATTTTTTCGGTACCTGAGGTTCCTTATACCTTGAGCGGTAAGAAGGTTGAAAAGGCAGTGCTTCAGTTCATCACGGGTTGTGAGGTGAAGAACAAAGGTTCTTTGATGAACCCTGATTGTTTAAGCGCATTCCTGGTTGCAGTTAACGAGCGAGCGCCACAGATGTCGGGAGTGGCGCCGTGA
- a CDS encoding thiolase C-terminal domain-containing protein codes for MTTLGMIFDVAALAVRDAGLRPQDIDGLLVGPQVGETPQHIPATVAEYLGLKPAMAGVVDLGGASAAGMVWRAAAAIASGMCHTVLCVLANTLETALRSPNRNPIREMDVPYGASGANVAYALIAQRHMQQFGTTSRQLAKAVVDQRHNAQLNPQAIFHGVPLTVEEVLASPLVADPLHLLEVVMPCGGGAAFIVTSAARAREMTHPPVFLAGAGEKVTHRAIAFAPDLTMSPLKSAIEQAYSQAGVGPKQIDVLSFYDCYSIMLAITAEDAGFCKKGHGGSWLAENDLTWEGNFPLNTHGGQLSCGQADLAGGMSHIVEAVRKLRQDVDGRQVKNERRMGSGYWKWGNHERSNSSHFEAWRSFMSTVLRSINKPEPIPTSISQYFWERARQQELVIQKCQACGTSVFYPRNRCPVCWENSLEWISSRGKGVLASFTIVRRPGHKAFQSEVPYTVALVDLDEGPRLLTNLVGEFVQSELKIGSAVEVAWVKEGNYTYPKFYLSNPFGSGV; via the coding sequence TTGACCACGCTCGGAATGATTTTCGACGTTGCCGCACTCGCTGTACGAGACGCTGGACTGCGCCCACAGGACATTGATGGTCTTCTCGTTGGGCCTCAAGTAGGAGAGACCCCCCAACATATTCCAGCGACAGTGGCTGAGTATTTGGGTTTGAAGCCTGCTATGGCCGGTGTGGTGGATCTTGGCGGCGCATCCGCTGCGGGCATGGTGTGGCGAGCTGCCGCTGCCATTGCATCCGGTATGTGTCATACGGTGCTCTGCGTTCTTGCGAATACCTTGGAGACCGCATTGCGCTCTCCAAATCGAAACCCGATTCGTGAAATGGACGTGCCTTATGGGGCTTCTGGAGCAAACGTTGCCTACGCGTTGATTGCACAGCGACATATGCAGCAATTCGGAACCACCTCTCGTCAATTAGCTAAGGCAGTTGTAGATCAGCGGCACAATGCACAGCTGAATCCCCAGGCCATTTTTCATGGTGTGCCATTGACTGTGGAAGAGGTACTCGCGTCTCCGCTGGTGGCTGATCCCTTGCATCTTCTTGAGGTGGTCATGCCTTGTGGTGGTGGTGCGGCCTTTATCGTAACCAGTGCGGCTCGAGCTCGCGAGATGACTCATCCCCCAGTCTTTCTCGCGGGAGCCGGAGAAAAAGTAACGCATCGTGCTATTGCATTTGCACCAGACCTCACAATGAGCCCGTTGAAGAGCGCGATAGAGCAAGCGTATAGCCAAGCGGGAGTCGGCCCGAAACAGATAGATGTCCTCTCGTTCTATGACTGCTACAGCATCATGTTGGCGATTACCGCTGAAGATGCCGGGTTCTGTAAGAAAGGGCATGGAGGATCATGGTTGGCCGAAAACGACCTCACATGGGAAGGGAATTTTCCACTTAATACTCACGGCGGACAGTTGTCGTGTGGTCAAGCGGATCTAGCGGGAGGCATGTCGCATATCGTTGAGGCTGTAAGGAAGTTGCGGCAAGACGTGGATGGAAGACAAGTGAAGAACGAACGCCGAATGGGCTCTGGTTACTGGAAATGGGGCAACCATGAGCGAAGCAACAGCTCTCATTTTGAGGCGTGGAGATCATTCATGAGTACCGTCTTAAGATCCATAAATAAGCCTGAACCGATTCCCACTTCAATTTCTCAGTATTTTTGGGAGCGAGCGCGACAGCAGGAACTGGTAATTCAGAAGTGCCAAGCATGTGGTACTTCGGTCTTCTACCCCAGAAATCGCTGCCCTGTATGTTGGGAGAATAGTCTTGAATGGATTAGTTCACGCGGGAAAGGTGTTCTTGCGTCATTCACGATTGTGCGCAGACCTGGGCATAAGGCCTTCCAATCGGAGGTGCCTTATACGGTTGCTCTTGTTGATTTGGACGAGGGCCCGCGATTGTTGACGAATCTAGTGGGAGAGTTCGTTCAGAGTGAGCTAAAAATCGGTTCGGCAGTTGAAGTGGCTTGGGTAAAAGAAGGAAATTACACCTACCCAAAGTTCTACTTATCTAACCCGTTTGGGTCTGGAGTATAA
- a CDS encoding acetyl-CoA C-acyltransferase — protein sequence MSDHTTPVLLDGLRTPFGKYKGALSGYSARDLNAIVIKALLAKVPELMQSDGVLLGQVLQATQGQNPARLAASDAGLPLTIPAATFNSVCLAGLSTVADATRRIHLGEGRAYIVGGGDSMSRAPHAALMRTGIVRPGSMEMIDVMIRDGLWCSISNEGVGEISERANRELRVSREAQDEIAVRSHQLAAQAYQQGLFGTEVISVQLKNEAFSSDEGVRGESSLDKVSKLLPAFNEFGTITAGNASQMSDGASIGAVTSLAFAKEIGRAPLAKIISFAEVAGPDTSLHLKPAYAIELALKKAGLKVSDIDLFEINEAFAAVVATTCTHLKVPLDITNVNGGAIAIGHPLGGTGFRLLLTLAKELQRRNARYGVASMCGGGGQGFAVIIERI from the coding sequence ATGAGTGATCATACAACCCCTGTGCTTTTGGATGGCCTGAGAACTCCATTTGGCAAATATAAAGGAGCCCTTTCCGGCTATAGCGCGCGAGACCTAAACGCGATTGTGATTAAAGCACTGCTTGCGAAAGTGCCTGAGTTAATGCAATCCGATGGCGTCCTACTTGGACAAGTACTCCAAGCCACTCAAGGGCAAAACCCTGCAAGGCTCGCTGCAAGCGATGCTGGCCTGCCGCTGACCATACCGGCTGCAACTTTTAACAGCGTGTGCCTCGCTGGATTGTCCACGGTTGCGGATGCGACGAGACGAATCCATCTCGGGGAAGGGCGTGCCTACATCGTCGGAGGCGGAGATTCGATGAGTCGCGCCCCGCATGCCGCTCTTATGCGCACTGGGATTGTCAGACCAGGCTCCATGGAAATGATCGATGTCATGATACGCGATGGCTTGTGGTGTTCTATTTCCAATGAAGGTGTGGGAGAGATCTCAGAGCGTGCTAATCGGGAGTTACGAGTATCGAGGGAAGCGCAGGACGAAATTGCTGTACGTTCACATCAGCTAGCTGCGCAGGCCTATCAACAGGGATTGTTTGGTACTGAAGTCATCTCTGTACAGTTGAAAAATGAGGCGTTTAGCAGCGATGAAGGCGTAAGAGGTGAGAGCAGCCTGGATAAAGTTTCTAAACTGTTACCAGCATTCAACGAATTTGGCACGATCACAGCCGGCAATGCATCGCAAATGTCCGATGGTGCATCAATTGGAGCAGTGACATCTTTGGCATTCGCCAAGGAAATTGGCAGAGCACCACTGGCAAAAATAATCTCCTTTGCCGAGGTGGCAGGCCCGGATACATCCCTCCATCTCAAGCCAGCTTATGCCATAGAGCTTGCTCTAAAAAAAGCGGGGCTGAAAGTTTCAGACATCGACCTGTTTGAGATTAATGAAGCGTTTGCCGCAGTAGTCGCGACAACCTGTACACATCTAAAAGTTCCCTTAGATATAACCAATGTTAATGGCGGTGCCATCGCAATCGGTCACCCGTTGGGTGGAACAGGTTTTCGGTTGTTACTGACATTAGCCAAAGAGTTGCAAAGGCGCAACGCCCGTTATGGGGTTGCATCAATGTGTGGTGGTGGTGGACAAGGTTTTGCAGTCATCATTGAGAGGATTTAA
- a CDS encoding MaoC family dehydratase, giving the protein MSENNKKQPNGWVDTRFGMPSVGSTAERSKNVTLADIELFSAMTGDRNPLHTDKKAAESSRFGGLIVQGGVTSGMLNAVVAEDLPGPGTVFLSVEWKFIKATYVGDTITACVKVLELREDKPICTLETVVKNQHGEVCLEGKAVTYTASLTPVE; this is encoded by the coding sequence ATGAGCGAGAACAACAAAAAACAACCTAATGGCTGGGTTGATACCCGATTCGGTATGCCGTCGGTAGGCTCCACAGCAGAGAGAAGCAAAAATGTAACACTCGCTGATATTGAGCTCTTTAGCGCTATGACAGGCGACCGCAACCCACTTCATACCGATAAGAAGGCCGCAGAGTCCTCGCGCTTCGGCGGACTTATTGTGCAAGGTGGTGTTACCAGCGGGATGTTGAATGCGGTAGTAGCGGAGGACCTTCCTGGGCCAGGTACGGTGTTTTTGAGCGTTGAATGGAAGTTTATCAAGGCTACCTATGTCGGCGACACGATCACAGCGTGCGTGAAAGTTCTAGAGCTCCGTGAGGATAAACCCATCTGCACTTTAGAAACAGTTGTCAAGAATCAACACGGAGAGGTCTGCCTTGAAGGTAAGGCTGTGACTTACACTGCTTCGCTAACACCAGTTGAGTAG
- a CDS encoding short-chain fatty acid transporter, with translation MLNSIVSFFTELMRRFLPDPFVFAIGLTLLTMLLSYVVEGLAPIHILESWGEGFWSLLAFTTQMAVILVMGYVVATAPFVDRMLDKLVSRIKSPRAAVVVATVVGGVGCYLNWGFGLVIGGLVARKLAMSIKGVHYPLIIAAAYSGFTLYGFGFSATIPVLISTKGHQLQEQMGVISLSETIFSLPMMLTALIVLITMPILNAWLHPKNPDDIVEIDPACFEDKTHKSETHHLLAENTFATRLNNSKILSYVIGALGIAYLVMFVYKGGSFDLNKINFLLLFLGVLLLRTPAEYMSKLNEGVKTVSGIILQFPFYAGIIAMMHASGLVDTISAAFISISTTQSLPFWGVISSFIINFFAPSAGGHWAIQGPFMVEAARELSTSQAQTAMSVMLGNAWNDLIQPFWILPALAMSRLKLKDIMGYTVVIMLWVGAIYISSVLIWSYMSH, from the coding sequence ATGCTAAATAGTATTGTTTCATTTTTCACCGAGCTTATGCGTCGTTTCCTTCCAGACCCGTTTGTCTTTGCAATCGGCCTCACCCTATTAACAATGCTACTTTCTTATGTGGTTGAAGGCCTGGCGCCGATCCATATTTTAGAAAGTTGGGGGGAGGGGTTCTGGAGTCTTTTGGCATTCACGACTCAAATGGCAGTAATTCTTGTAATGGGATACGTAGTTGCTACGGCTCCATTTGTAGATCGAATGCTAGATAAACTGGTCAGCCGTATTAAGTCACCTCGCGCTGCGGTGGTGGTTGCAACGGTTGTGGGCGGCGTTGGTTGCTACCTCAACTGGGGTTTTGGACTTGTAATCGGAGGACTTGTAGCACGAAAGCTGGCAATGAGTATTAAAGGAGTACATTATCCTCTCATAATCGCGGCAGCCTATAGTGGATTTACGTTGTATGGATTTGGGTTTTCCGCGACTATCCCGGTTCTAATTTCAACAAAAGGGCATCAACTGCAGGAGCAGATGGGTGTTATAAGCTTGAGTGAAACAATTTTTTCGTTACCAATGATGCTCACTGCATTGATTGTTCTAATTACCATGCCTATCCTAAACGCTTGGTTACATCCGAAAAACCCCGATGATATCGTAGAGATTGATCCGGCATGTTTTGAGGATAAAACCCACAAATCTGAAACTCATCACCTTCTTGCGGAAAATACCTTTGCAACACGATTGAATAATAGCAAAATTCTAAGCTATGTAATTGGTGCTCTCGGCATCGCCTATTTGGTCATGTTTGTGTACAAGGGCGGAAGTTTCGATTTAAATAAAATCAATTTTTTACTTTTGTTCCTTGGGGTATTGCTTCTCAGGACTCCCGCAGAGTATATGAGTAAGCTGAATGAAGGGGTGAAAACTGTATCTGGGATTATTTTGCAATTTCCGTTTTATGCGGGAATCATTGCAATGATGCACGCGTCAGGATTAGTCGATACCATTTCTGCAGCATTCATAAGCATTTCTACAACCCAGAGCTTACCTTTTTGGGGGGTTATAAGCTCATTTATCATTAATTTCTTCGCACCTTCAGCGGGTGGGCACTGGGCGATCCAAGGGCCATTCATGGTCGAGGCTGCTCGGGAACTGAGCACCTCGCAAGCTCAAACAGCCATGTCGGTTATGTTGGGTAATGCATGGAACGATTTAATCCAACCCTTCTGGATATTGCCTGCTCTCGCCATGTCTCGCTTGAAACTTAAGGATATCATGGGCTACACAGTGGTGATTATGTTGTGGGTGGGAGCTATTTACATCTCATCAGTTTTGATCTGGTCTTATATGTCACATTGA
- a CDS encoding TetR/AcrR family transcriptional regulator, with translation MAEAKIAEKSSVVESGTKERILRIAAELFSTRGYHATGMAELEKATGLGRGALYHHIGSKEELLFEITSRYLRVLIAAGVPLSETDLPAEEKFRRFSSIVMQAIVNHLAEMTVCFREVHSVTGERQMELLDLHRRYEQIWSAILKSGVQEGVFGTADSLAVKGILGIHHYSYLWIKPGGPRTPEAISDFFCQMLLPGLKYQ, from the coding sequence ATGGCAGAGGCTAAAATTGCTGAAAAATCATCCGTCGTCGAAAGTGGCACGAAAGAGCGCATTCTGCGTATAGCGGCCGAGCTGTTTTCTACTCGTGGCTACCATGCGACTGGAATGGCTGAGCTTGAAAAAGCGACTGGTTTAGGTCGAGGCGCGCTGTACCATCATATAGGGAGTAAAGAAGAGCTACTGTTCGAAATCACGAGCCGCTACCTAAGGGTGTTGATCGCGGCAGGTGTTCCGTTGAGCGAAACTGACCTCCCAGCAGAGGAGAAATTTAGGCGCTTCTCTTCGATAGTCATGCAAGCGATTGTCAATCACCTGGCTGAAATGACCGTATGCTTCCGTGAAGTTCATTCGGTTACTGGTGAGCGCCAAATGGAGTTGCTTGACCTTCATCGCCGATATGAGCAGATATGGTCAGCGATATTGAAGTCTGGCGTTCAGGAAGGTGTATTCGGTACTGCGGATTCTTTAGCTGTAAAAGGGATCCTTGGTATCCACCACTACAGCTACCTTTGGATAAAGCCTGGTGGCCCGCGTACGCCAGAAGCGATATCAGATTTTTTCTGCCAGATGCTGCTTCCTGGTTTGAAGTATCAGTAG
- a CDS encoding GntR family transcriptional regulator — translation MTQKNLLSIAGENIDRRSLDRKAADCIRDAIISGQLALGSRLTEIGLAAQVGLSRSTVRAALQRLSGEGLVVQHAYTGWEVFSLSSDDARELYTLRSCLEGLAARLAAENIDSEGKKALTAALKTLKLATQRNDWRAIAEADLAVHKTIVSIANHRRLLQQYALIIDTVLLYILSTNRMVGSAASIYPEHKALVDAIISGDAALSEQLASEHVTVHGQRLTESLRDTGH, via the coding sequence ATGACCCAGAAAAACCTCCTATCTATAGCGGGCGAGAATATCGACCGCCGCAGCCTAGACCGTAAGGCTGCGGACTGCATCCGCGACGCGATCATATCCGGCCAGCTTGCCCTAGGCTCTCGACTCACTGAGATTGGGCTTGCAGCTCAAGTCGGGCTGTCGAGATCAACTGTTCGGGCAGCATTGCAGCGCCTATCAGGCGAAGGGCTTGTGGTGCAGCACGCCTATACAGGCTGGGAGGTTTTTTCCCTCTCATCGGATGATGCAAGAGAGCTGTACACGTTACGCAGTTGCCTGGAGGGACTAGCGGCTCGACTAGCTGCGGAGAACATTGATAGCGAAGGCAAGAAAGCGCTAACCGCAGCGTTGAAGACGCTTAAGCTTGCCACGCAACGGAATGATTGGAGGGCAATTGCTGAGGCAGATCTGGCTGTGCACAAGACTATTGTCAGCATCGCAAATCACAGAAGGCTCTTACAGCAGTACGCTCTGATCATCGATACCGTACTTCTCTACATCCTCAGTACCAATCGTATGGTCGGAAGCGCTGCGTCGATCTACCCGGAACATAAAGCGCTCGTAGATGCCATTATCAGTGGCGACGCGGCACTCTCGGAGCAGCTGGCTTCAGAGCATGTGACAGTTCACGGACAACGTCTCACAGAATCCCTACGAGACACAGGCCATTGA